A stretch of Geomonas oryzisoli DNA encodes these proteins:
- the tkt gene encoding transketolase, whose protein sequence is MTMHPVTDPATDLDQLCINTLRFLAVDAIQNANSGHPGMPMGAAAMAYQLWTRFLKHNPADPAWFDRDRFVLSAGHGSMLLYALLHLTGYDLPLEEIRRFRQWGSRTPGHPERGLTPGVEVSTGPLGQGFGNAVGMAMAEAHLAARFNRPGFRLIDHYSYLIAGDGDLMEGVVSEAASLAGHLQLGKLICLYDDNRITLAASTSLSFTEDRAARFAAFGWQVLEVEDGNDLAALAGALEEARADTRRPSLIMVRTRIGFGSPGKQDSFEAHGSPLGADEVLRSKERLGWPAGPEFYIPQRALERFRQALEQGGAAQREWEALRTRYALEYPGPAAELELAVSGELPAAWQEALPQFPADEKGMATRAASGKVLNALAGRLPQFFGGSADLNPSTVTALTGRGDFQSESWQPEDRQGAVGGEWGAGGANVHFGVREHGMAAILNGMAAHGGTIPFGATFLTFSDYLRPSLRLAALSELKVIHVFTHDSIALGEDGPTHQPVEQLASLRAIPRLIVLRPCDANESAFAWRAALSIRNRPVALVLSRQAVPTLDREHYGAAQGLLRGGYVLADFEGEGTRLILIATGSEVSLALKARLKLQEEGLAVRVVSLPSWEIFDEQPPEYRESVLPREVPLRLAVEAGSPQGWHRYVGDAGVVLGVEGYGASAPGDRVLEEYGFSVANLCRLARQLAGR, encoded by the coding sequence ATGACTATGCATCCCGTCACCGACCCCGCCACCGATCTGGACCAGCTCTGCATCAACACCCTGCGCTTTCTCGCGGTCGACGCCATTCAAAATGCCAACAGCGGCCACCCCGGCATGCCGATGGGGGCCGCTGCCATGGCCTACCAGCTCTGGACCCGATTCCTGAAGCACAACCCGGCCGATCCGGCCTGGTTCGACCGGGACCGCTTCGTGCTCTCTGCGGGGCACGGCTCCATGCTGCTGTACGCCCTGCTGCATCTGACCGGGTACGACCTGCCGCTGGAGGAGATACGGCGCTTCCGGCAGTGGGGGAGCCGCACCCCCGGACACCCCGAGCGCGGCCTCACACCGGGCGTCGAAGTGAGCACCGGGCCGCTCGGGCAGGGGTTTGGCAACGCGGTCGGCATGGCCATGGCCGAGGCGCACCTGGCCGCCCGCTTCAACCGCCCCGGCTTCCGCCTCATCGACCACTACAGCTACCTCATCGCCGGTGACGGCGACCTGATGGAGGGGGTGGTGTCGGAGGCCGCCTCCCTGGCGGGGCACCTGCAACTGGGGAAGCTCATCTGCCTCTACGACGACAACCGCATCACGCTGGCCGCCTCGACCTCCCTGAGCTTTACCGAGGACCGCGCGGCGCGGTTCGCCGCCTTCGGCTGGCAGGTTCTCGAGGTCGAGGACGGCAACGACCTGGCGGCCCTGGCCGGCGCGCTCGAGGAGGCGCGTGCCGACACCCGGCGCCCCAGCCTCATCATGGTGCGCACCCGCATCGGGTTCGGTTCTCCCGGCAAGCAGGACAGTTTCGAGGCGCACGGTTCGCCGCTGGGCGCAGACGAGGTGCTGCGCAGCAAGGAGCGGCTGGGGTGGCCGGCCGGGCCGGAATTTTACATACCGCAGCGCGCGCTGGAGCGTTTCCGGCAGGCGCTGGAGCAGGGGGGCGCCGCGCAGCGGGAGTGGGAGGCGTTGCGCACCCGTTACGCGCTCGAGTACCCCGGACCGGCTGCCGAACTCGAACTTGCCGTCTCGGGGGAGCTTCCCGCCGCCTGGCAGGAGGCCCTGCCGCAGTTCCCCGCGGACGAGAAGGGGATGGCGACCCGTGCCGCCTCGGGGAAGGTACTGAACGCGCTGGCGGGGCGCCTGCCCCAGTTCTTCGGCGGCTCCGCGGACCTCAACCCCTCCACTGTCACCGCGCTCACCGGCAGGGGTGACTTCCAGAGCGAGTCGTGGCAGCCCGAAGACCGCCAGGGGGCCGTGGGCGGCGAGTGGGGAGCGGGGGGCGCCAACGTGCACTTCGGCGTGCGCGAGCACGGCATGGCGGCGATTCTGAACGGCATGGCCGCCCACGGTGGCACCATCCCCTTCGGGGCCACGTTCCTCACCTTCTCCGATTACCTGCGTCCGTCGCTGCGCCTGGCGGCACTCTCCGAGTTGAAGGTGATCCACGTCTTCACCCACGATTCCATCGCCCTCGGCGAGGACGGCCCGACCCACCAGCCGGTGGAGCAGCTGGCCTCGCTGCGGGCCATTCCGCGCTTGATCGTGCTGCGCCCCTGCGACGCCAACGAGAGCGCCTTTGCCTGGCGTGCCGCGCTCTCCATCAGGAACCGCCCGGTCGCCCTGGTGCTGTCGCGCCAGGCCGTCCCCACCCTGGACCGGGAGCACTACGGGGCGGCTCAGGGGCTCTTGCGCGGCGGCTACGTGCTGGCCGACTTTGAAGGGGAGGGGACGCGTCTCATCCTGATCGCCACCGGCTCCGAGGTTTCCCTCGCCCTGAAGGCGCGCCTGAAGCTGCAGGAGGAGGGACTCGCGGTGCGCGTGGTTTCCTTGCCGAGTTGGGAGATCTTCGACGAGCAGCCGCCGGAGTATCGCGAGTCCGTGCTCCCGCGGGAGGTCCCGCTCAGGCTCGCGGTCGAGGCGGGGAGTCCCCAGGGATGGCACCGCTACGTGGGGGACGCCGGCGTGGTACTCGGCGTCGAGGGATACGGCGCCTCGGCGCCGGGAGACCGGGTCCTCGAGGAGTACGGCTTCTCGGTGGCAAACCTGTGCAGGCTCGCCCGGCAGTTGGCGGGGAGGTGA
- a CDS encoding SRPBCC family protein — protein sequence MKMHLLKQEQLIPLPLEQAWGFFVHPGNLPRITPPDLGFRITGELPEKMHAGMIVSYTVTPFLGWPVKWVTEITHMREPYFFVDEQRFGPYRMWHHQHIFQETPQGTLMTDLVHYVLPFGPFGELAAPFVARRVRDIFEYRRQALAGELGFALRPG from the coding sequence ATGAAGATGCACCTACTGAAGCAGGAACAACTGATACCGCTGCCGCTGGAACAGGCGTGGGGATTCTTCGTGCACCCGGGGAACCTGCCGCGCATAACGCCGCCCGACCTGGGCTTCAGGATCACGGGGGAGCTCCCCGAAAAGATGCACGCCGGGATGATCGTGAGCTACACCGTGACCCCGTTCCTGGGCTGGCCGGTCAAGTGGGTCACCGAGATCACCCACATGCGGGAGCCTTATTTCTTCGTGGACGAACAGCGCTTCGGCCCGTACCGGATGTGGCATCACCAGCACATCTTCCAGGAAACGCCCCAGGGAACGCTGATGACCGACCTGGTGCACTACGTCCTTCCTTTCGGCCCCTTCGGGGAGCTCGCCGCCCCCTTCGTGGCGCGCCGGGTACGCGACATCTTCGAGTACCGACGGCAGGCGCTGGCCGGTGAGCTGGGCTTTGCGCTCCGGCCAGGATAG
- a CDS encoding chemotaxis protein CheD — protein sequence MKIETYQKGERVTIAPGEFYVTGKPGVITTLLGSCIAACLYDRSRRIIGMNHFMLSNPRYSKELPLNITDAGRYGIHAMDLLINAMMAQGTDRSRLRAKIFGGATIINPESNTDNFFCVGQVNCRFILQYLEQERIPIDAMDIGGDFGRVIHFSNGDFAVHRRKVDSSRSSKLAQRDRYCWQRAIEQQQAALTEVELW from the coding sequence ATGAAGATAGAGACATACCAAAAGGGTGAGCGGGTCACCATAGCGCCGGGGGAGTTCTACGTCACCGGCAAGCCCGGCGTAATCACCACCCTGCTCGGCTCCTGCATCGCCGCCTGTCTGTACGACCGCAGCCGCCGCATCATCGGGATGAACCATTTCATGCTGAGCAACCCGCGCTACTCCAAGGAGCTCCCGCTCAACATCACCGACGCGGGGCGCTACGGCATCCATGCCATGGACCTGCTCATCAACGCCATGATGGCCCAGGGAACCGACCGCTCCCGGCTCAGGGCCAAAATCTTCGGCGGGGCCACCATCATCAACCCCGAAAGCAACACGGACAACTTCTTCTGCGTCGGGCAGGTCAACTGCAGGTTTATCCTGCAATACCTGGAGCAGGAGCGGATCCCCATAGATGCCATGGACATCGGCGGCGACTTCGGGAGGGTGATCCACTTCTCCAACGGCGACTTCGCCGTACACCGCAGGAAGGTGGACTCAAGCCGCAGCAGCAAGCTGGCCCAGCGCGACCGCTACTGCTGGCAAAGGGCGATCGAGCAGCAGCAGGCGGCCCTCACCGAGGTCGAGCTCTGGTAA
- a CDS encoding NAD-glutamate dehydrogenase domain-containing protein, with product MKTTTAELKRLSAATMENRSWLMEQFPPYFFIAMKDEPEAMAMLEREMASLAHNRRLVLSDREKCLIQALPNVPGSLYDTLRRIPEREISYAMIAHSESPLPGSDRTLEIQRFEFDRKSNKEIQDGGDVVIPAGIRAKVAASLRQSYPDFVMGELDRLLRMLWLNNEKYVRMAWPERVAQVVNLYQKGVKAGGLYLDVEEMEGGRESRIHFAVGNPPQKDFLLQVMEVFNRLDLGVNRAYCLTISNGTHPYFLGTFYVRRRDGEVLSRGSELFSRLQDELCNTQILATTSIAYRDFVTKGTFSGREGSLINAFIAFCHTNLAHNQPDRFGLDDVKSAFFSHPEITLQLAELFAVRFDPAVAGREAEYAAKLEEAERMVGDYNTGHRYLDEVRRAIFRCCLIFIKHTLKTNFYVLEKQALAFRLDPAYLTELGAEFTSDLPSALPFRVTFFFSRFGFGYHIGFSDIARGGWRTVIARNGDDFITNANTIFRENFVLAHTQHLKNKDIYEGGSKLVLILDAGDLQRSGERDQEVLRLYKLQYGVANAFLDIFVTENGVAKLPAVVDYYREDEPIELGPDENMHDSMIESIARISKTRGYLLGIGIMSSKKVGINHKEFGVTSTGVVRFAEITMADLGIDMVNDPFSVKFTGGPNGDVAGNAMRIMLERYPRMQIRLILDGTAALFDPQGARHGELSRMLLKEDLDGFNPQALHEGGFMLFRSGSRTEGLKTLYRKVTMGADGISEQWISIDEFSREFGDLVFTTEADLFIPGGGRPETIDAGNWERFFLPDGTPSARAIIEGANSFITPEARAQLQKRGVIIMRDASANKCGVISSSYEIIANLLMKDGEFLAEKEEYVAGVISILEKRAADEARLILKRHRERPTAPCTEISDAISTEINGHYARLFRFFQGRPELLGQAPFRRVILAHLPALVAEKALYRRRIATLPQKYLCAILAAELGSSMVYRGDQETEFEDILRLHIDRNFAA from the coding sequence ATGAAAACCACTACCGCCGAATTAAAGAGACTGAGCGCCGCTACCATGGAAAACCGCAGCTGGCTCATGGAACAGTTCCCCCCCTATTTCTTCATCGCCATGAAGGACGAGCCCGAGGCGATGGCCATGCTGGAGCGCGAAATGGCAAGCCTCGCGCACAACCGCCGGCTGGTCCTCTCCGACCGGGAGAAGTGCCTGATCCAGGCGCTCCCCAACGTGCCGGGTTCGCTCTACGACACGCTGCGCCGCATCCCGGAGAGGGAGATATCCTACGCCATGATCGCCCACTCGGAAAGCCCGCTCCCAGGCAGCGACCGCACCCTCGAAATCCAGCGCTTCGAGTTCGATAGAAAGAGCAACAAGGAGATCCAGGACGGCGGGGACGTGGTCATCCCGGCGGGAATCCGCGCCAAGGTCGCCGCCTCGCTGCGCCAAAGCTACCCGGACTTCGTCATGGGCGAGTTGGACCGCCTGCTGCGCATGCTCTGGCTCAACAACGAGAAGTACGTGCGCATGGCCTGGCCGGAGCGGGTGGCCCAGGTGGTCAACCTGTACCAGAAAGGGGTCAAGGCCGGGGGACTCTACCTGGACGTCGAGGAGATGGAGGGGGGGCGTGAATCGCGCATCCACTTCGCGGTGGGCAACCCGCCGCAAAAAGACTTCCTGCTCCAGGTGATGGAGGTGTTCAACCGACTGGATCTCGGCGTGAACCGCGCCTACTGCCTCACCATCTCCAACGGCACCCACCCCTATTTCCTGGGGACCTTCTACGTGCGCCGCCGCGACGGCGAGGTGCTCTCCCGCGGCAGCGAGCTCTTCAGCCGCCTGCAGGATGAACTGTGCAACACCCAGATCCTCGCCACCACCTCCATCGCCTACCGCGACTTCGTCACCAAGGGGACCTTCAGCGGCAGGGAGGGGTCGCTCATCAACGCCTTCATCGCCTTCTGCCACACGAACCTGGCGCACAACCAGCCGGACCGCTTCGGCCTGGATGACGTGAAGAGCGCCTTCTTCTCGCACCCCGAGATCACCCTGCAGTTGGCGGAACTCTTCGCGGTCCGCTTCGATCCCGCGGTCGCCGGGCGCGAGGCCGAGTACGCGGCCAAGCTCGAGGAGGCCGAGAGGATGGTGGGCGACTACAACACGGGGCACCGCTACCTGGACGAGGTGCGCCGCGCCATCTTCCGCTGCTGCCTCATCTTCATCAAGCACACCCTGAAGACCAACTTCTACGTCCTGGAGAAGCAGGCGCTCGCCTTCCGGCTGGACCCCGCCTACCTGACGGAGCTGGGCGCCGAGTTCACCTCGGATCTCCCCTCCGCCCTCCCCTTCCGGGTCACCTTCTTCTTCAGCCGCTTCGGCTTCGGCTACCACATCGGCTTCTCCGACATCGCCCGCGGCGGCTGGCGCACCGTCATCGCCAGAAACGGCGACGACTTCATCACCAACGCCAACACGATCTTCCGGGAGAACTTCGTCCTCGCCCACACCCAGCACCTGAAGAACAAGGACATCTACGAGGGGGGCTCCAAGCTGGTGCTGATCCTCGACGCCGGGGACCTGCAAAGAAGCGGCGAGCGCGACCAGGAGGTCTTGCGTCTTTACAAGCTGCAGTACGGGGTGGCCAACGCCTTTTTGGACATCTTCGTGACCGAAAACGGCGTGGCGAAACTGCCGGCGGTGGTGGACTACTACCGCGAGGACGAGCCGATCGAGCTCGGGCCGGACGAGAACATGCACGACTCCATGATCGAGAGCATCGCCCGCATCTCCAAGACGCGCGGCTACCTCCTGGGCATCGGCATCATGTCCAGCAAGAAGGTCGGCATCAACCACAAGGAGTTCGGGGTCACCTCGACCGGCGTGGTCCGCTTCGCGGAGATCACCATGGCGGATCTCGGCATCGATATGGTGAACGATCCCTTCAGCGTGAAGTTCACCGGCGGCCCCAACGGTGACGTGGCCGGCAACGCCATGCGCATCATGCTGGAGCGCTACCCGAGGATGCAGATCCGCCTCATCCTGGACGGTACCGCCGCGCTGTTCGATCCGCAGGGGGCGCGCCACGGCGAGCTGTCACGCATGCTCCTCAAGGAGGATCTGGATGGCTTCAACCCGCAGGCGCTGCACGAAGGGGGCTTCATGCTCTTTAGAAGCGGCAGCAGGACCGAGGGGCTGAAGACCCTGTACCGCAAGGTGACCATGGGGGCCGACGGCATCAGCGAGCAGTGGATTTCCATCGATGAGTTCTCCCGCGAGTTCGGCGACCTGGTCTTCACCACGGAGGCCGATCTGTTCATCCCCGGCGGCGGGCGCCCGGAAACCATCGACGCCGGCAACTGGGAGCGCTTCTTCCTCCCCGACGGCACCCCCTCGGCGCGCGCCATCATCGAAGGGGCGAACTCCTTCATCACCCCGGAGGCCAGGGCCCAGCTGCAAAAACGAGGCGTCATCATCATGCGCGACGCCTCCGCCAACAAGTGCGGCGTGATCTCCTCCTCCTACGAGATCATCGCCAACCTGCTCATGAAGGACGGCGAGTTCCTGGCCGAGAAGGAGGAGTACGTGGCCGGGGTCATCTCCATCCTGGAGAAGAGGGCCGCCGACGAGGCGCGGCTCATCCTCAAGCGCCACCGCGAGCGTCCGACCGCTCCCTGCACCGAGATCTCCGACGCCATCAGCACCGAGATCAACGGACACTACGCGCGCCTGTTCCGCTTCTTCCAGGGGCGGCCGGAGCTTTTGGGGCAGGCCCCGTTCCGCCGGGTGATCCTGGCGCACCTGCCGGCCCTGGTGGCCGAAAAGGCGCTCTACCGCCGCAGGATCGCCACCCTCCCCCAGAAGTACCTCTGCGCCATCCTGGCGGCCGAACTGGGCTCCTCGATGGTGTACCGCGGCGACCAGGAGACCGAGTTCGAGGATATCCTGAGGCTGCACATCGACCGCAACTTCGCCGCCTGA
- a CDS encoding J domain-containing protein, with protein sequence MTYKELQLALAVFGLEQRASLSQIKSRHRELVKRHHPDLGAPDDSEEMRKVNAAYRVLLEYVSDYRFSFAEEEFYEQNPDERLRRQFFEGPFWGNDKENG encoded by the coding sequence ATGACCTATAAGGAGTTGCAACTGGCGCTGGCGGTCTTCGGCCTGGAGCAGCGGGCGAGCCTCAGTCAGATCAAGAGCCGGCACCGGGAACTGGTGAAAAGACACCACCCCGACCTGGGGGCGCCGGACGACAGCGAGGAGATGAGGAAGGTGAACGCCGCCTACCGGGTCCTGCTCGAGTACGTCTCCGACTACCGCTTTTCCTTCGCCGAGGAGGAATTCTACGAGCAGAATCCGGACGAGCGCCTCAGGCGCCAGTTCTTCGAGGGGCCGTTCTGGGGTAACGACAAGGAGAACGGTTGA
- a CDS encoding hybrid sensor histidine kinase/response regulator: protein MPHLKGPHPHPRSRSAALRYSAILFAAFLVVFGLIVWFTEGNNLRAKQNDLSSRARTLSGSLQLTLEGDASYLQLLALDRASGKLTAQLFQERAGQYVQAHPQLINITWVDADFRITDVSPLAPNRQIVGLQLNLPEPKRVSALARERRKPVYTHPFEAIQGRPSFEIWVPVFRGDTFLGLFGGVYSCDKLLQQLAAQTQPHLYHLSLNDSSGGLLATMPQMQLLDRDFYKEMPVTDPESGVMLRVTRYQVRSDWRLYLLKAVSLLLIMGMSYTLWTLKLEIDERKRAEEEIKKQAALLEEEITERQAAQESLQEQAALLEEEVSERWQAEEALRESEERLRLLLDSTGEAIYGVDIDGKCTFCNRACLRMLGYQNEGDLLGKNIHDIMHHSYPDGRHMPQEECSAHTAMLQGKGSHVDDEVFWGADGSSFPVEYWSYPQVKDDKVVGAVVAFINTTERRHLEEQFRQSQKMESIGRLAGGVAHDFNNMLSVISGAAELSKRKLEDGEPIGQYLELIINAARRSSDITRQLLAFSRKEVVSPKPVQLNRLIEDSLKILTRLISEDVKLSFHPAPELWSIMIAPSQVDQILMNLAVNARDAMPEGGSLAIETANVQIASHYAYLHPDARPGEYVLLSVSDTGHGMDKMTAAHIFEPFFTTKGQGKGTGLGLSTVYGIVTQNGGFINVYSEPGQGAVFKIYLPRLQESEATPQGPLPAERRISGTVLLVEDEEMLLWLTTRLLEEMGLTVIQAQSPLEALEISRQRGAEIDLLLTDVVMPEMNGRELAERVKESLPEMNVLFMSGHTSDNVLQRGVIEAGMHYIQKPLEMEKLNRKISEMLAQRQKP, encoded by the coding sequence GTGCCCCACCTCAAAGGTCCACATCCGCATCCCCGCAGCCGCTCGGCGGCCCTGCGCTACAGCGCCATCCTGTTCGCCGCCTTCCTGGTGGTGTTCGGGCTGATCGTCTGGTTCACCGAAGGGAACAACCTGAGGGCGAAGCAGAACGACTTAAGCAGCAGGGCCAGGACCCTCAGCGGTTCGCTGCAGCTTACCCTGGAAGGCGATGCCAGCTACCTGCAACTGCTGGCCCTGGACCGGGCCTCGGGAAAACTCACCGCGCAACTGTTCCAGGAGCGTGCCGGCCAGTACGTGCAGGCGCACCCACAGCTGATCAATATCACCTGGGTCGACGCCGACTTCCGTATCACCGACGTCTCACCGCTGGCGCCGAACCGGCAGATCGTCGGACTCCAGTTGAACCTGCCGGAGCCGAAACGGGTTTCCGCCCTGGCCCGGGAACGGCGCAAGCCGGTGTACACCCACCCCTTCGAGGCCATCCAGGGACGGCCCTCCTTCGAGATCTGGGTCCCCGTGTTCCGGGGCGACACCTTCCTCGGGCTCTTCGGGGGCGTCTACTCGTGCGACAAGCTCCTACAGCAGCTCGCCGCGCAGACCCAGCCGCACCTGTACCACCTGAGCCTCAACGACAGCAGCGGCGGCCTGCTGGCCACCATGCCGCAGATGCAGCTCCTGGACCGTGATTTCTACAAAGAGATGCCGGTCACCGACCCGGAGAGCGGGGTGATGCTGCGGGTAACCCGCTACCAGGTGCGCAGCGACTGGCGCCTGTACCTGTTGAAGGCGGTCTCGCTTTTGCTGATCATGGGGATGTCCTACACGCTCTGGACCCTGAAGCTCGAGATCGACGAACGCAAGCGCGCCGAGGAGGAGATCAAGAAACAGGCCGCCCTTTTGGAGGAAGAAATCACGGAGCGCCAGGCGGCCCAGGAATCGCTGCAGGAGCAGGCGGCGCTGCTGGAGGAAGAGGTTTCCGAGCGCTGGCAGGCGGAGGAGGCGCTCAGGGAGAGCGAGGAGCGGCTGCGCCTGTTGCTCGATTCCACCGGCGAGGCGATCTACGGCGTCGACATCGACGGGAAGTGCACCTTCTGCAACCGCGCCTGCCTGCGCATGCTCGGCTACCAGAACGAGGGCGACCTCCTGGGAAAGAACATCCACGACATCATGCACCACAGCTACCCCGACGGCCGGCACATGCCTCAGGAAGAGTGCAGCGCCCACACAGCGATGCTGCAGGGCAAGGGGAGCCACGTGGATGACGAGGTGTTCTGGGGCGCGGACGGCAGCAGTTTCCCGGTGGAGTACTGGTCCTATCCCCAGGTGAAGGATGACAAGGTGGTGGGGGCAGTGGTCGCCTTCATCAACACCACCGAGCGCAGGCACCTTGAGGAGCAGTTCCGCCAGTCGCAGAAAATGGAGTCCATCGGCCGGCTGGCCGGCGGCGTGGCGCACGACTTCAACAACATGCTGAGCGTCATCTCCGGCGCCGCCGAACTGTCCAAGCGCAAACTCGAGGACGGCGAGCCGATCGGGCAGTACCTGGAACTGATCATCAACGCCGCCAGGCGCTCCAGCGACATCACCCGCCAGCTCCTCGCCTTCTCCCGCAAGGAAGTGGTATCCCCCAAGCCGGTGCAGTTGAACCGGCTCATCGAAGACTCACTGAAGATCCTGACCCGGCTGATCAGCGAGGATGTGAAACTCTCCTTTCATCCCGCGCCGGAGCTCTGGAGCATCATGATCGCCCCTTCGCAGGTGGACCAGATCCTGATGAACCTGGCCGTGAACGCCCGCGACGCCATGCCGGAAGGGGGCAGCCTCGCCATCGAGACGGCCAACGTCCAGATCGCCAGCCACTATGCCTACCTCCATCCCGATGCGAGACCGGGGGAGTACGTGCTGCTTTCGGTGAGCGATACCGGCCACGGCATGGACAAGATGACCGCCGCCCACATCTTCGAGCCGTTCTTCACCACCAAGGGGCAGGGTAAGGGAACCGGCCTGGGCCTTTCCACGGTGTACGGCATCGTCACGCAAAACGGCGGGTTCATCAACGTCTACAGCGAGCCGGGCCAGGGTGCCGTGTTCAAGATCTACCTGCCCCGCCTCCAGGAGAGCGAGGCGACGCCGCAGGGGCCCCTCCCGGCGGAGCGACGGATTTCCGGGACGGTGCTGCTGGTGGAGGACGAGGAGATGCTGCTATGGCTCACGACGAGGCTTCTGGAGGAGATGGGACTCACGGTGATCCAGGCGCAGAGTCCCTTGGAGGCCCTCGAGATCAGCCGGCAGCGGGGAGCGGAGATCGACCTGCTCCTGACCGACGTGGTGATGCCGGAGATGAACGGCAGGGAACTGGCGGAGCGGGTCAAGGAGAGCCTGCCGGAGATGAATGTGCTCTTCATGTCGGGGCACACCTCGGACAACGTGTTGCAGCGCGGAGTCATTGAAGCGGGCATGCACTACATCCAGAAGCCGCTGGAAATGGAGAAGCTGAACCGGAAGATATCGGAGATGCTGGCGCAGCGGCAAAAGCCCTGA